Genomic window (Flavobacteriales bacterium):
GGTGCCCACTCCAGGGGTCAGTCAATCCGGTTGTGCGGCAGCGGCACCCTTCGTGGAACCGGTAGCGGTATTCAACCACACCACGGAAGGGTGGTGTTCTGTGATCGGTGGCTACGTCTATCGAGGTCCCAGCTTTCCGCACCTCTACGGGAAGTACATTTTTACCGACTACTGCAACGGTGATTTCCTGACCTTCGGTGAAAACTACGACTTGGATACGCTCTTACTGACCTCAAACTTCGGATATGCTGCTTTTGGCGAGGATAGTGCGGGTGAGATGTACGTGGCCGATGTGGAGAACAACAACGTAAAGAAGATCGTGGACCCCTGCCCGATGCCGGACCCGGTGATCAGCTTTGACGGGGAAACCTTGACCAGCACGGCCGCTATCGGTTGGCAGTGGGTGCTTAACGGTTTTGCTGTGAGCGGTGCCACCGGTCAGAGCTACGTGCCGCAGGCAAATGGCGCTTATCAGGTCCGTGCGAACTTCGGCGGGGCATGTCTGCTGATGTCGGACACCATACAGGTCATCATTTCCGGGGTACACGAGACAGGAGGGCTCATTCCGGCGGTATATCCCCAGCCAGCATCGTCCAGCTTCCAACTGCGTTCCGACGACCGTTCCAAGCCCACGTTCACGGTGGACATGATGGATGCGGTAGGCAACAAGGTGGGCACGTTCACATGGCCGGGCACGGAGCCGACGCTCACCATAAATGTGGCCGATCTGGCCGAGGGCAGCTATGTGCTGCGAGGCAATGATGGCGGTGCTCAAAAATGGGCGCGGATGGTCATGGTGGCGCATTGAACCTCGCACAGGTTTTTTCCCTCGGGTGCGTAGGATGGAGCACCCACGTACCAGCGCTGCTGGAGAGCCGTGGCAGCGTCACGGAACCCGATGACTCGGGAAGCTGAAGGCTGCTCCGGCCGACCGCAGCGGCCGGTCACGCACATCGGTCGACCATGGCGGTGATCATCTTGCCTTGGCCGGATCGAGGTGGGAAGTGGTCCGCTCTGGTAAGCATTGGGATATTTCGTGCTCGGTGAGCAGTGCAACTATACTTGGCCCCGACATGAAGGCGATCGAACAGGCCAGCAAAAAGGCCATATGGCAGGAGGAGAAGAAACCGCTCGAATAACCTTGTCCAGCGCGGTTATACCATTTCGTCATACAGATGCGACTACAGCCGCGAAGCTATTTTCTGGCCAAGCGATACAGAAAATTGTTGCATAGCCATAGCGGAACTATTTTCTGGAGAAGCATGGGCGGAAAGAGCGGGTTGATCGGATGGATCTGTATGACGAATTGGTATTATGCCTTGCGCAGTCGCTGGCGTCCGCAGTAATTATAAGCACGTCCTATTGTGATCCCGGGTCGGGGCCCGGAATGACATTTGCTCTTAGGGGCGGGTTCTCGAACAGCTGTGCCGGGCGCGTCTATTCGAGAACCCGCCCCGCTCATGGTTGTCGGCCACCGGGCCGGGTCTCACACGAACGGCATTTTCCACGCTGAGGAAACGAGGGGTCCGGACCCGTCAAGCGCAATTCATGTAGTACGGACAGCATTTTAGGCGCATTGATCGGTGCTATCCCGGACGCCAGCGACTGCGAATTGGTATTCTTCGAGCGGCCCCTCCCCAAACGATGGTCATCCTGCGCTTGAACCCGCAGTTGATCGGGGCGGGCAAATGCTATCACCTCTTGCTCATCGGACCGGCCAACCAATGCGGCAAACCCATCAGTGCCAGTGATACCAATGCTCCTCGAAGAGATGAGCATTTGACCGGACGCCAGTGATCCGGATCTGGTATTGCCGGTCAAAGGACCTTGGGTTGAGGTCCTGATATAGTGAAGGCCCAAAGGCTCAAAAGCACGAAGGGCCGCCTCAAATGAGGCGGCCCTTCGGCGTTTGGTGCTATATCGGTTACTTGATGATGCTCAACCGCTGGACGGTCTTCTGTCCGTTGACGGTGATGTTCACCATGTACACTCCGCTGGCGATGTCGCTCGGCAGGTCGAGGATGGTGGTGAAGCGCTCACCGCTGTTCCCGAACTCCTTGGCGAAGACCTGCTTGCCGTAGATGTCCTGGATGTCCACCGTGATGTTCTGGTCCGCGTCCTGGATACCATCGATGCTCAGGTTGACCTGACTTTCACGCACCGGGTTCGGCCACATCGTCGCCGTTCCAGTGGCTTGTGCCATGCTGGCCTCGGGGCGGGGGTTGCCGTTGTTGATGGTGATCGTACAGGTCTGGCCGCAGAAGCCGCTGTATTCCGTGCCCACTTTCACGTTCACTTGCACGCTGTAGGTGGAGCCGTTGACCATCGGCGGACGGTTGTTCCACTTCAACTGCAGGATGTAGGTGCTGCGGATGAAGGTCTCATCGTAGCCTTCGCTGGGGATGAAGATGCGGAACTGGTACTCCGTCGCACCCACCACCGGCGTGGCATAGATGAAGCTGTTGTTGGTGTTGAAGGCGCGTTCCTCGCCGCAAGAGTGCCCGTAGGTGGGCGCGCTGATCAGCTCCGTGCAAGGCACCGTCGGCGTCATGCCCACCTCGCAACCTGTGCCGAAGTGTGCGCTGGCAACGGGGCCGGCGTCGTTGGTACGTGCCCGGACGAAGTACTTCACGCCTGGCGACAGCGGGCTGGTGTGCATCTGGCTGAAGCGCACCCAGTTGGTGCTCACCGCGATCCGGCGGATGTAGCCCGCATCGGGGTTGGAGAACTCGAACTGGTAGCTCGTCGCTCCCACCACCTCGCGGCAATACACCTTGCTGTTCATGGTGAAGTTGAAGATGTCGCAGGACTTGTTCGCGATCTGGGCGGGGCCGGGAGGCAGGCAGACGACATGGTCGAAGTAGGCGGAGTAGGCCGGGGAATAGGTGGGTGAAGACGCCCCGTCCACGGCTCCGTCGAAGAGGTCACGGATGAGGACCTTGCCGTCCGGTCGTTGCAGCTCCCAGTACCCGTTCCCGTTGGAGCAGCACAGGCCGTCCCCGAAGCTGTCGTACAAGTGGAAGTAGAAGCAGAAGCCGAAATCGACGGGCAGGCAGTGGTACTCACTGACCAGCTCATTGGTCCCTGGTACTGAGGAGGGACCGCTCGCGACGGTGTTGTAACCATCGTCAAAGATCTCCCAGTACAGCCCGCTCCCATCATTGGCATCGTTCTGAATGACCACTACCAAGGCCTCACCGCCCACGTCGACAGCAACGTTCTGGCCATCGTTGGCCGGAATGTCATCCGCCACACCGTTGGGGAGGCTGGTGGAAATGGAGAGCGTCTGGGCCGGACCTGCCTGGGCCGGGACCGTGGGCAGGGTGACGTTCGCGGATGCTCCGTAGGCGAGGTTGCCCGTCCAGTTGTGGACGTACGGGATCCCGAGGGAGAGCCCATAGGTGATCTGTACGCTGGTGAGGTTGTTGTCCCCATTGTTCAGCAGGGTCACTTGCGGGGCCATCGTGGTGCCGCAGAGCAGGCCCGGGGCCGGATCGAGGATGGCGGTGATCGACGCGTCGTTATGCGCCGGGTGTTCCACCAACAGCCCGAAGGTGCCGCTGATACCCGAGCCGCCTGTGTTGTATACCAGCAAACGGTACCAGGTGTTCTGGGTCACGTTCTCCACATTGATCCCGCCGGCGTCAACAACGCAGCTCACGCTATTGGTGGCACCGAGCCCGTCACATAGGCCCGAATAGAGGGCGTAATTCAACGTGCTGGCCGAGTACTGGTTGTCTTCATCATTGTCCAGCAGGGTGATCAAGGTGTGATCGAAGTTGCCGGTGTTGAAGGTGAACCAAACGCCTTGCACGGGCAGCGTGCCGGAGCAAGTGGTCGGGGCGTCCACTGTGGCGCATACGTTGGTGTACTCCGTAGGCATACCCGTGCCGTCAGCCACCGTGTTGTTGACCCCCGTCGCACTGCCACAAAGGTCATTGCCGGGAGGCGTGCAAACAGGGCTGCAGATCAAGCTCAGGGAGTAGGAACCTTCCTGGGCACCGCTTCCTGATACCGCGATCCAATAGGAGTTGTTCGTGACGGTGTTGAAGGTCAACGTGCTTGACCCGCCGGGGCAACCGGGGCTGTCATCCATCATACCCAAGCAGGTGAGGTTGTTGCAGTCCGCTCCGGAGAACACCGAGATGCGGGTGTCGAAGCCCGCTTGTCCGCAGGTGCTCACGGTCACGGCCTGGTCGGAAGCGGCCGTATAGACAAACCATTCCGCACCACCTGTGGAAGCTGGCCCGTTGAAGGGGCAGGCGTTCGCGGGCATGTTGTGGCCCAGGCCGGTTGTCAGTCCCGGATAGGTGAGGCCGCAATCCACGGGGTTGGCATTGCAGGCCTGGCCAGGGTGGTAGGCACACTGCACGGTCCAGTCAAACAAGGTCGGCGTTACCGAACCGTCGGTGGTCAAGGTCATGAACAGGTCGGAACCCGTGGCCGTCACCGTTACACCCGTGAGGTCCGTCTGGGCGGAGGGGTTCTGGTACAGTATCGGTGCATTGCCGTCCACACCGTCACGGATCGTGAGCTTGTCCCAAGTGAAACTCTCGATGTCTCCGCTGTTGAAGGTGAGGGTGAATGCACCCGTGCCGTTGGAATGATAGGCCCAGTATTGGTTGTCATTGTCAACCGGCTGGTAGAACTCGTCCACCACGGCACCTCCGCAGTTCACTTGGACGGGCGGCGGCGGATCCATCACGCACAGGGCGAAAGGACCGGCTTCGGCGGGTCTGCAGAGAACACGGACGATATAGGTGTTGTTTGCGGTAAGACCTGTCACCATGTACTCCGTCCCGAGGGCATCGAAGGTCGGCCCGATCAACTTGCAAAGGAGCTGCGTACCGCCGCAACCATTGTAGGCGGCCAGCATGTACACCTTGTTCGTGGAATCCTGGCTCATGGTGATGATCTGCCGATCACCGTTGGCCACGAAGCTGTAGAACACGTCAGCGGTGCCAAGGGTCGGGTTCACACAGCTCGGATTGGCCTGTGCGGAATGCGTGGCGCCGAGCAGTTGGCCGATGGTCGGTGTGCAGGCACCGTAAGCCGATACGGTTACGGGATCGGCGTTGGCGCAATCATCGTTCGAAACCGGTTGTACGCTGCTTTCGCTCACGCAGAGGGTGAAGTTGCCGGTACCCGTGGAGGCGACCCGAACGTAGTAGGTGTTGTTCAACGTAAGCCCGGACACCAAGGTGGTCCCGCTGTTGAAGCCGCTACAGCTCAGTTCATTCCCGCCGCAGGCGTCGAACACCGAGGCGTTGAAGCTGCCCGAAGCGAAATTGAGCGTGATGTTCTGGGCAAAGCCCGTGGCCACGAAGGAATAGTACACCGTCGGAAGTGTCAACACGTTATTGACGCAACCTGAACCGGTCATCGGCTCCGTGCTGGCATTGAAGGTGCTGCCGTTGGTCATGACGCATCCGTTCTCCGGGTATACCGTCAGCCCTTGGGCTGAGCCGCAGGCCTGATTGGTCGGCGTGCAGGCGTAGGTGGTGCTCACGTATTCATCGCACAAGGCCGTCCCGAACGAGACCAGATAGGTCACGTTCGTACCGTTGGGGTAAGGGCCGAAGGTGTATGTGCCCGTGGGGCCGTTCTGTTGCGCACTGCCTTGGTCATCGTCCACCGTAACGTTGCCAGGGGCGTCGCCCACGCTGGTCACGTCCACGTTCACAGTGAACTGGAAATTGCCGCAGTCGGGAACGGGTGTGGCGGTGGCCGTAGGGGCCGTGCAAGGTGCTGCCGTCACGTCCAAGGTATAGTCCTCCACTTGGCCGAAGCCGGAATTCCCGCAGGGGCTATTCTGAGGTCCGTTGATCGTATTATCCAACCGGATCCGCATGCGGGTGGTCCCGGCCAAGGCATGGGCGGACATGTGGAAGTTGGTGTTCACCGTATAGCCGTTGGGGCCAACGTTCGCCGGGGGATTCGCGCCCGTCGCCACCAGTTCACTACCGGAGAAGACCAGATCGTGGTTGAAGTCGATCCATACGCGGATGCGGTCAGCATCATATCCGTCCTGCACGGCGATCGCAATGGGGTAGAACGCCCCTGCCTGTACATGGCCCACCACTGCGGTTTGGTCATCGTATCCGAGCGTACTTGAAGTGGCGTTGTCCACATCGGCAAAGGTGACCTGTGCGATCTTGATGTTGGTCGTGGCATCGTCGTCCGAACCGGCGGCACAGTAACCCATGTACACGCTGGTGGTGCTCCAGTAGCTGGAGTCCGCGGCGTTGCACCATCCCTGCAGGTAGAAGTAGTACTGGCCGCCGGGGGTGAGGCCGCCAATGATCGCCGGACCGTTTCCTACATGGTAGCCGGAGGCAATGGGAGCGGGATCACCGGGGTTGCCGGTCGCACGCAGTTCCCAGTTGTAGCTGAAAGAGGCGTTGTTCATCCAGTCGATCGTGGCGGTGGTGCCGCCGGTCAAGCTAGTGACCGTAGCTACCGGTGCTATGCAGGTCGGGGTTTCCACACGGAAGGTGTAGTCCTCGGTCTCTCCATAGTAGGTGCCGGTGCCACATGCGACCGGTGCATTTAACCAATCCGTGCGGATGCGCATCCGGTAGTCACCATCGGCCTGCCCGGTAGGTACGTCGAAGCTGCCTGCATCACTCGATGTATAGCCGGCGTTAAGGAACACCTGTTCGCCAACGTCGTTGAAATCCAAGTCGTTGTTCCAATCCACCCAGATACTGGAACGGTAGGTGTCTCCCGGGTAATCGGCCGCGAAGTTCACCGTGCCCTCAGCCATTTGGGACACCACCAAGGAGGTGAAGTCACCATAGCCATTGGTGGAGAAACCCGAATTCAGGTTGGAGATGTTGAGGAAGCCGCCGGTAGTGGAGAAACTGCCGATCTCGTATGCCGTGCTGGTCGACGTCGCTTGGCAATAGCCGGTGAAGAAGGTGGTCTGCGCCCATGTGCTAAAGCCATCGACGTCGCAATCACCGCGCACGTACAGTTTGTAGGTTGTGTTGGCCACGAGCGGTGTTGCTCCAACAACGGTGGTCACGCCGTATGCGGTCGTCCCGGACACATCGGGTGAGGGGTTCCCGGCGGGAAGGCCGTCGCTGCGGATCTCCCACACATAGCCGTTGGCGGGGTCGGAGACGCTGGCGGTCCACGAGAGGTCGGCCGTGGTGGCGGTGATGTTCGTCACGCTCAAGGCCGTGGGGGGCAAGCAGTTCGGTGTTTCCATCACACTGAAATCATCCACGAGCAAGTCGTTATAGAACGCACTCCCCGTGGGGGACTGGAGCGCCACCAAACGGAAGCGGCTGGTGGTGGGGATACTTCCCGGGATCGCGGCGGTGCGCTCCACCCAGTTCGGGTCGTTCCCGCTGAAGGTGGCCAACGGTGTCCATACGGCACCGTCCCAAGCGTCCAGCCGGATCGGGTTGATGGCGGCATCGTCCACGTTGTTCGAGAGCATCCAGAAGCTCACCTGTGGGTTTGTGAGGCTGCTGAAGTCCACATCCACGCTTTCCAAGCCGTTGGCCAGAATGCCGCCGCTGCCGTCGATCCAAGCGTAGTTACCGCTGCCGGAATGGTCCGCCGCGCCGTTTACGCCGTAATCAGGACCCGGAGGGGCCAAGCTCGGAAGGAATCCCCAATTCTCGCCAGTGCCTTGGTTGACCCAGCAGTTGGGCAGGCTGGCGACCGCATCAAAGTTCTGCGTGTATGGCGCGGTGACGGTGCCACACACGGTGTTGAAGTTGAACGGTCCGGCCCAATCGCTGGGGCCACCGACGCAAAGACTGCGCACATAGAATTTGTACGACGAGGAAGCCGATAACCCTGTGGCGCTTGCCGTGAGGGTGCTCGTGGGATCGGTGCCGAGGTCGTCCTCTCCGCCGGTACCGGGAAGGCCGCTGGTGCGCACTTCCCACTCGTACCCGTTGACCGGGACCGAGGCGCTGGCCGTCCAGCTAAAGTCGGCGGTGGTGGTGGTCGAACCGGTGAGCGCTAAGGCTGTAGGGGCCACGCAGGCGGGGCTTTCGATCACTGAGATCTCGTCCAGTACCAAGATGTCCATGTTCGCGAGGGACTTGGCATGGAAGCCGATGGTGTAGTCCCCGTTCGTGGCCGGTGTGAAGTCCAAGGTATTGGTCGCATTACCCACCCCTGAGATGGACGGGTGGTCGAACAGCAGGTCCGTCATGGATGCCGAGGTTGCCCCCGTGCCGTACCAAACGTCCATTGCTTCCGGATAGTAAGTGCCGCCATCGTTGCCGTACTGGTAGCTGAGGCGGTAAGAAGTGCCGCCGACGAGGCTCAGGGGCTGAGTGAAGAGCCATGAATTAGCGTTATTGGCAGGGTCATAGCCATACATGGCCACGTTGCCCGTGAACGGTAGTGCGTAGGTGGATGCTAAGAAGGACTCCCAATCGTTACCGGCGATCGTTTCACGGCTCCAGCAAGAGGGCAGGGCAGGGGTGACCGCGAGATCGAAATTCTCAGAGTAAGGCACAGTAGCCGCATTGCATGGGGTATGGAACGAATAACCGTTCGACCAAGGGCTGAGGCCGCCGCAATCGCTCTGCACATAGAGCACGTAGGCGGTGTTGGCGACGAGCGTTGAAGCACCGATGACGGAGGTCACGCCGTAACCGGTCGTGCCGGTCGCATCGGGTGAGGGGTCTCCGGCGGCACCGCTGCTGCGGATCTCCCAGATATAGCCGTTGAGGGGGTCGGAGGGGCTGGCGGTCCAAGAAAGATCGGCCGTGGTCGTGGTGATGTTCGTCGCGATCGGAAGCGTGGGCTTCTGGCAGGCGGCAGGCGGCGCAAGGGACAAGTTGTCCACGCCGATGTCATCATTCCCGAAGTCGGAGGTACACTTGAACCGGATGATCGTGGTGGCCGAGGTGCTGTTGATCGTGAACTCATGCGGGGTCCATGAAGCTACGGCCCCGAGCGGGGTGCCCAAGGCAGTGAAGCTTGTGCCGCCGTTGGTGGAGTAGGATACGTCCAAGACGTCCGTACCGGTGGGGTTGATATGGTCAAAGCTGAGCACATCCGTTCCCGAACCGGCGCTCATGTCGAGGTAGAGGTCGAGGCTTCCTTGGCTAGCGCCGGGAGCACCATAGGTGTGGAACGCTGCTGAATATGCACCGCTGCTGAAGGTGGGCGAATACGCCCCCCCCGGCAAATAGGACCAACCTGCGCTGGCACCTAAGTCGTTGCGGCGCCATGAATTGTTGCCGGTGGCCGGGGTGTTCTTCCAGCTCGCGCCGGGGATGTCAGTGGTACCGCACGCGTTCACCCAGGCTTCGAAGTTCTGTACGTAGGAGACGCCGTTGTATGCGAGATAGGCTACCGGATTGGCTGCAACGGAGACCTGAAGCGGTGTGCTGGCCACGGGGTTCCCGGCATCGGCATCGCAGGTCACTACGCATTGGTACCAGATCGCAGCGGCAGGCAGGAGTACCAAGCTGGAGGATGTCGCTCCCGTCACATCCGTATAGGTCACGTTATTCGGGGAACTTTGCCATTGGTAGGTAAGACCGGTTTCGGCAGCTTGTTGGGTGCTCAAGGTGATGGTGCTGCCGGTGCAGAAGTCCGCGGTGCCGGTAGTGAGGGTGTTGCCCGGTGCTGCAATGGCGCACGCTGTGGACCCTATATAGGTCAGTACCAAGCGGGGGCGTGTGGTCCTGGTCCCGGTGTTCGTCAAGGAGGCAGTTCCGCAGCCTGTGGCCACATCGGCCCGGTAGGTATGCTGGCCATTAAAACCGATGAGCGTGCTCCATTGGATCGCCGGGTTGCTGGTGTATCCAGTGGCGTTGTGGCATACTTCCACAAGCAGGTTCCCTCCGGTGTACGTGAATGAACTCACTGGGAATTTGATGTTGCCGGCATAACCGGACGTATAAGAGTAGGCCGTAGGTCCATACACCACAGCGGTGCCGGCCTCCCAACTGGCAATGGGCAGGTCGGTGGTGGCGGTGTTCTTCATGGAAATGGTGTAACCGGGCAGGTTGTGGCCGCTGATGGTCGTGGCGTTGGCCACCCAACCGATCTCGGTGATCAACATGCCGTTGGTGATCCCTTGAGCGCCCAATTCCGCAGCGGTGTAGAGGTACTGTGCTCGCTGGGATTGATAATAGTGGCCTAAAGGACAGGGGTACGAGGTAGTGGTATTGGCACCACTGTTGGCACCGATGAT
Coding sequences:
- a CDS encoding fibronectin type III domain-containing protein, giving the protein MNDQHAVTAQRIPWWRMLSILALFVMLGTLSAQTTVIIGANSGANTTTSYPCPLGHYYQSQRAQYLYTAAELGAQGITNGMLITEIGWVANATTISGHNLPGYTISMKNTATTDLPIASWEAGTAVVYGPTAYSYTSGYAGNIKFPVSSFTYTGGNLLVEVCHNATGYTSNPAIQWSTLIGFNGQHTYRADVATGCGTASLTNTGTRTTRPRLVLTYIGSTACAIAAPGNTLTTGTADFCTGSTITLSTQQAAETGLTYQWQSSPNNVTYTDVTGATSSSLVLLPAAAIWYQCVVTCDADAGNPVASTPLQVSVAANPVAYLAYNGVSYVQNFEAWVNACGTTDIPGASWKNTPATGNNSWRRNDLGASAGWSYLPGGAYSPTFSSGAYSAAFHTYGAPGASQGSLDLYLDMSAGSGTDVLSFDHINPTGTDVLDVSYSTNGGTSFTALGTPLGAVASWTPHEFTINSTSATTIIRFKCTSDFGNDDIGVDNLSLAPPAACQKPTLPIATNITTTTADLSWTASPSDPLNGYIWEIRSSGAAGDPSPDATGTTGYGVTSVIGASTLVANTAYVLYVQSDCGGLSPWSNGYSFHTPCNAATVPYSENFDLAVTPALPSCWSRETIAGNDWESFLASTYALPFTGNVAMYGYDPANNANSWLFTQPLSLVGGTSYRLSYQYGNDGGTYYPEAMDVWYGTGATSASMTDLLFDHPSISGVGNATNTLDFTPATNGDYTIGFHAKSLANMDILVLDEISVIESPACVAPTALALTGSTTTTADFSWTASASVPVNGYEWEVRTSGLPGTGGEDDLGTDPTSTLTASATGLSASSSYKFYVRSLCVGGPSDWAGPFNFNTVCGTVTAPYTQNFDAVASLPNCWVNQGTGENWGFLPSLAPPGPDYGVNGAADHSGSGNYAWIDGSGGILANGLESVDVDFSSLTNPQVSFWMLSNNVDDAAINPIRLDAWDGAVWTPLATFSGNDPNWVERTAAIPGSIPTTSRFRLVALQSPTGSAFYNDLLVDDFSVMETPNCLPPTALSVTNITATTADLSWTASVSDPANGYVWEIRSDGLPAGNPSPDVSGTTAYGVTTVVGATPLVANTTYKLYVRGDCDVDGFSTWAQTTFFTGYCQATSTSTAYEIGSFSTTGGFLNISNLNSGFSTNGYGDFTSLVVSQMAEGTVNFAADYPGDTYRSSIWVDWNNDLDFNDVGEQVFLNAGYTSSDAGSFDVPTGQADGDYRMRIRTDWLNAPVACGTGTYYGETEDYTFRVETPTCIAPVATVTSLTGGTTATIDWMNNASFSYNWELRATGNPGDPAPIASGYHVGNGPAIIGGLTPGGQYYFYLQGWCNAADSSYWSTTSVYMGYCAAGSDDDATTNIKIAQVTFADVDNATSSTLGYDDQTAVVGHVQAGAFYPIAIAVQDGYDADRIRVWIDFNHDLVFSGSELVATGANPPANVGPNGYTVNTNFHMSAHALAGTTRMRIRLDNTINGPQNSPCGNSGFGQVEDYTLDVTAAPCTAPTATATPVPDCGNFQFTVNVDVTSVGDAPGNVTVDDDQGSAQQNGPTGTYTFGPYPNGTNVTYLVSFGTALCDEYVSTTYACTPTNQACGSAQGLTVYPENGCVMTNGSTFNASTEPMTGSGCVNNVLTLPTVYYSFVATGFAQNITLNFASGSFNASVFDACGGNELSCSGFNSGTTLVSGLTLNNTYYVRVASTGTGNFTLCVSESSVQPVSNDDCANADPVTVSAYGACTPTIGQLLGATHSAQANPSCVNPTLGTADVFYSFVANGDRQIITMSQDSTNKVYMLAAYNGCGGTQLLCKLIGPTFDALGTEYMVTGLTANNTYIVRVLCRPAEAGPFALCVMDPPPPVQVNCGGAVVDEFYQPVDNDNQYWAYHSNGTGAFTLTFNSGDIESFTWDKLTIRDGVDGNAPILYQNPSAQTDLTGVTVTATGSDLFMTLTTDGSVTPTLFDWTVQCAYHPGQACNANPVDCGLTYPGLTTGLGHNMPANACPFNGPASTGGAEWFVYTAASDQAVTVSTCGQAGFDTRISVFSGADCNNLTCLGMMDDSPGCPGGSSTLTFNTVTNNSYWIAVSGSGAQEGSYSLSLICSPVCTPPGNDLCGSATGVNNTVADGTGMPTEYTNVCATVDAPTTCSGTLPVQGVWFTFNTGNFDHTLITLLDNDEDNQYSASTLNYALYSGLCDGLGATNSVSCVVDAGGINVENVTQNTWYRLLVYNTGGSGISGTFGLLVEHPAHNDASITAILDPAPGLLCGTTMAPQVTLLNNGDNNLTSVQITYGLSLGIPYVHNWTGNLAYGASANVTLPTVPAQAGPAQTLSISTSLPNGVADDIPANDGQNVAVDVGGEALVVVIQNDANDGSGLYWEIFDDGYNTVASGPSSVPGTNELVSEYHCLPVDFGFCFYFHLYDSFGDGLCCSNGNGYWELQRPDGKVLIRDLFDGAVDGASSPTYSPAYSAYFDHVVCLPPGPAQIANKSCDIFNFTMNSKVYCREVVGATSYQFEFSNPDAGYIRRIAVSTNWVRFSQMHTSPLSPGVKYFVRARTNDAGPVASAHFGTGCEVGMTPTVPCTELISAPTYGHSCGEERAFNTNNSFIYATPVVGATEYQFRIFIPSEGYDETFIRSTYILQLKWNNRPPMVNGSTYSVQVNVKVGTEYSGFCGQTCTITINNGNPRPEASMAQATGTATMWPNPVRESQVNLSIDGIQDADQNITVDIQDIYGKQVFAKEFGNSGERFTTILDLPSDIASGVYMVNITVNGQKTVQRLSIIK